In Chiroxiphia lanceolata isolate bChiLan1 chromosome 2, bChiLan1.pri, whole genome shotgun sequence, a single genomic region encodes these proteins:
- the LOC116782032 gene encoding complement C1q and tumor necrosis factor-related protein 9A-like: MKSWIVLLAIVVSTAETEKQDVCTQGYPGIPGNPGHNGTPGRDGRDGLKGDKGDTGEPGVPGLPGKDGTNGEKGEQGANGTVEEKGNKGDKGERGQPGKLGPKGVIGSVGYKGQKGELGLQGQKGLKGDIGPIGPKGTKGEIGHPGRVGFPGPIGPTGNPGPKGNTGDTGPQGNPGVQGERGLKGDRGEKGNVGAPGVLPRSAFSVGLTVDTKFPPPNRPIKFDKVLYNGLNDYNPVTGKFTCKYSGVYYFTYHITVYSRNVRVALVKNGIKMLHTVDRYQSGEDQASGAAILELQGGDKVWLQAHQGETFNGLFADGDDDTTFSGFLLFSTSDSLEPLPLPST, encoded by the exons ATGAAAAGCTGGATTGTACTGCTGGCTATTGTAGtcagcacagcagaaacagaaaaacaggacGTCTGTACCCAAGGGTATCCTGGCATCCCTGGCAATCCTGGGCACAATGGCACCCCTGGTCGTGATGGACGTGACGGTTTGAAAGGCGACAAGGGAGATACAG GCGAACCAGGAGTTCCTGGCCTTCCAGGAAAAGATGGTACCAATGGAGAGAAAGGTGAACAAG gAGCCAATGGGACTGTTGAAGAGAAGGGGAATAAAGGAGATAAAGGAGAAAGAGGACAACCTGGGAAACTGGGACCAAAAGGAGTTATAGGGTCAGTGGGTTACAAAGGTcagaagggagagctgggactgcAAGGACAAAAGGGATTAAAAGGAGACATTGGACCCATTGGCCCAAAAGGGACAAAGGGTGAAATTGGCCATCCTGGAAGAGTTGGTTTCCCAGGGCCAATTGGCCCGACTGGTAATCCAGGTCCTAAAGGTAATACTGGAGATACAGGGCCACAGGGTAATCCAGGAGTTCAGGGGGAAAGAGGCTTGAAaggagacagaggagaaaaggggaatgTAGGTGCCCCAGGAGTCCTGCCAAGGAGCGCTTTCAGTGTTGGCCTTACAGTTGACACCAAATTTCCCCCTCCAAATCGCCCAATCAAGTTCGACAAGGTGCTGTATAATGGTCTCAATGACTACAATCCAGTTACTGGCAAATTCACCTGCAAATACTCTGGTGTTTACTATTTCACCTACCACATCACTGTCTACTCAAGGAATGTCCGAGTTGCTCTAGTTAAGAACGGCATCAAGATGCTGCACACTGTGGACAGGTACCAGAGTGGAGAGGACCAAGCCTCAGGAGCCGccatcctggagctgcagggaggagacaAGGTGTGGCTGCAGGCTCACCAAGGGGAGACTTTCAATGGGCTGTTTGCAGATGGTGATGATGATACCACCTTCTCTGGGTTCCTCCTGTTCAGCACCTCTGACTCACTGGAGCCACTGCCATTGCCCTCCACATAA